TTGTCATTGCTGGGTCTAAACCGGCTGTTGGCTCATCAAAGAGTATAACTTGTGTATTTAGAGCTATGACCCCAGCAATGGCTACTCTTTTTTTCTGCCCATAACTGAGGTAGTGGACGGCTTTTTCTTTAAAATCATATGCTTCGGTTTGTATTAAGGCGTCGTCTACCCTACGCTTTACTTCATCTTCAGGTAATCCAATATTTCTCAAGGCAAAAGCTACATCATCATAGACATTCGAGTGAAATATTTGTTTATCTGGATCTTGGAAAACCAAACTCACCTTTTGACGATAATCGTACATATATTTTTTATTATACTCTAGTGGTTGCCCATTAAAAAGAATGATACCCTTTGTAGGTTTTAATATGCCCATTAGATTTAAAAACATAGTAGATTTTCCTGCTCCATTGCCCCCAATAAGAGCGATAATTTCACCATTATTTAAGTTAATTTCTACATCTTTTAAGGCCATGGTATTATCTTCATATTTATAAGTCAAGTGCTCTGTTCTTAACATAAAAGCCTCCTTGCATGTCTTTGGTGCTTTACTTAAGCTTGCATTATCTTTTTATTTTCCTGAAGAGATCATATATATAGATTATGGCAACTCTCTAACCTATACATGAAAATCTCCATCATATAATTTTACTTCTAGTGAAATGCTCAATTCTTCATATCTATTCATCATTCTAGTGAAGAGACTTACAATGAGCAAAGATATAGATCTATAGGATGTCCTTAGATTTCCATATCCAAATTTCAAATATATAGCCGTCTGCATATCTTTGTATTCTTCTAAGAACATCATTATAAACCTATAAATGAGCATAACCATCTCTAATACTACAATTGGCACTTTCATGCTCTTTAATATTTTTAATAGCTGGTTAATGGGCACGGTTAAGGCAAGAAAATAAGTGGAAGAAAGACAGGCTAAGGCTCTAAAAAACAAGATAAAACATTGATTTAAAGAAGACTGCGTTATGCCAATGTAAAATCCTCCTACAGGAATATTATAAAGAAAAACATGTGCACTCTTTGATACAGAAATCAAAATAGTTACTAGGCTCAATAACAAAAAGGATGAAGGTATCATAAAAAACTTAAGATAACGATTAAGTTTTATGCCTGCAAATTGAACCAGTACAAATCCAATAAGGAGAAACATACCAATGTACATAGGTATGTTCTCAAAAACAATTGCTGTAAATAGCAAAATCATTGCTGCAACAAATTTGATTTTTGGATTTATTTTAGTCAACTTGTTTGTATAAGCGATTTTATCGACTTGTAACATGGATTTTTCTTTCCTTTTTTCCTTTATTATATCCTATGTAATATGCGATGATCCCTGCACCTAATGCGGCTTGTGAAGCAAAGAGCAGAGATTCAATTTCCCCACTGGCTGGCTCCATAAAGCTACTAAACCAAGGTTCATAATCAGGGTTAATAACAGTAATCATTTCTTCTGCCTCACCGTCAGCTCCACCAAACTCAGCATCATTTGTAATGACTAAAGGTACAATGATTAAAACTAGTAATGCAAATACTAGTATGATTTTAGTTGAAATTTTCATTTATTACATCCTTTCCTTCATACTCTACGACTTTGTCGTATACTAAAGCAGTGATGATTCCCTCTGCTGCTGCAATGGGGATTTGAGTAAGAGCAAAGATGCTTAAGAATTTAAAAATAGATACTGCTATACCTCCTACTGGATCAGGGAAGGCCACACCTAATTGCAAAGAGGTAACTACATAAGTAGCTAAATCTCCCAATGCTGCTGCTGCAAAAACAGAAACGCCTGCATTCACATTGTTCTTTCGAAGTAATTTAAAGATTCCATAAGCTACAAAAGGACCAACTACTGCCATAGAGAAAGCATTTGCACCTAATGTACTAATACCGCCATGGGCTAGTAATAGAGCTTGGAATAGTAAAACGATTACTCCTAGTACAGTCATAATAGTTGGTCCAAATAATATAGCTCCCAAGCCTACACCAGTAGGATGTGAACAGCTGCCTGTTACAGAAGGAATTTTTAAAGCGGATAATAAAAATACAAATGCGCCTGCCAATGCGACTAAAAGTTTCTTATTTGGTTGATTTTTAAATATAAAATTTAATCTGCGCACTCCAAGGACGAAAAATGGTATAGCCACAACTGTCCAAAACAGTGCCCATCCTTTTGGAAGAAAGCCTTCCATAATATGCATCGCCTGTACGTCTTTTACGCTAAACATTACTAAAGAAATAAGAGCGTACATAAAAATTGCAGTGTTGATTTTTTTGATTTTAAGTATTTTCATTAAAATTCTCTCCTTGTTTTATTTAAAGCGGAGGGTGCTCCTAAATATTTTTAGTTATCTAGAAATCCAAGAAGTTTTTACACCTCGAAAAAAATAACCAGATCTACGTGAGATCTGGTTAATAAAAACAATGTTATCCAATTACGGTAACAAACCTCCCTCCGAAGCTTTACACATTCTCCAATCTAGGCAGGTC
Above is a genomic segment from Alkalibaculum bacchi containing:
- a CDS encoding energy-coupling factor ABC transporter ATP-binding protein gives rise to the protein MLRTEHLTYKYEDNTMALKDVEINLNNGEIIALIGGNGAGKSTMFLNLMGILKPTKGIILFNGQPLEYNKKYMYDYRQKVSLVFQDPDKQIFHSNVYDDVAFALRNIGLPEDEVKRRVDDALIQTEAYDFKEKAVHYLSYGQKKRVAIAGVIALNTQVILFDEPTAGLDPAMTRGVVKIINTLAKEGKKIIISSHDMDIIYTLCDYGYILNHGQVIANGSIEDLFSMDEVLEKANLSQPWLMKIHKKLGLPLFRDEEKLFDYWREINGASSYRG
- the cbiQ gene encoding cobalt ECF transporter T component CbiQ, whose translation is MLQVDKIAYTNKLTKINPKIKFVAAMILLFTAIVFENIPMYIGMFLLIGFVLVQFAGIKLNRYLKFFMIPSSFLLLSLVTILISVSKSAHVFLYNIPVGGFYIGITQSSLNQCFILFFRALACLSSTYFLALTVPINQLLKILKSMKVPIVVLEMVMLIYRFIMMFLEEYKDMQTAIYLKFGYGNLRTSYRSISLLIVSLFTRMMNRYEELSISLEVKLYDGDFHV
- a CDS encoding energy-coupling factor ABC transporter substrate-binding protein; its protein translation is MKISTKIILVFALLVLIIVPLVITNDAEFGGADGEAEEMITVINPDYEPWFSSFMEPASGEIESLLFASQAALGAGIIAYYIGYNKGKKERKIHVTSR
- a CDS encoding energy-coupling factor ABC transporter permease: MKILKIKKINTAIFMYALISLVMFSVKDVQAMHIMEGFLPKGWALFWTVVAIPFFVLGVRRLNFIFKNQPNKKLLVALAGAFVFLLSALKIPSVTGSCSHPTGVGLGAILFGPTIMTVLGVIVLLFQALLLAHGGISTLGANAFSMAVVGPFVAYGIFKLLRKNNVNAGVSVFAAAALGDLATYVVTSLQLGVAFPDPVGGIAVSIFKFLSIFALTQIPIAAAEGIITALVYDKVVEYEGKDVINENFN